The following coding sequences are from one Desulfosporosinus orientis DSM 765 window:
- a CDS encoding YicC/YloC family endoribonuclease, with protein sequence MSISMTGFGRGEASGGGYQVSIELKSVNHRFLEIVVRIPRNYNSVEERIRKMLQDNFQRGRIEVHVNVAETEERKRLVKVDNDLALSYDKTLKDLALALHTEYETDIYRLVGFPEVLSVVEPEIDLEAFWKICAEALVKAIDGFAQMRRSEGEKLTLDLMKRIDLLGDYLHTIAERAPYVVTDYQERLQERIQTLLGDVELDPLRLANEVAYFADRASVTEELVRFDSHLAQSREALLSNEPVGRKLDFLIQELNREINTIGSKANDLMIGQQVIKVKSELEKIREQVQNLE encoded by the coding sequence GTGTCAATCAGTATGACTGGGTTTGGTCGGGGAGAGGCCAGTGGAGGCGGCTATCAAGTATCCATTGAGTTAAAATCCGTTAATCATCGTTTTTTAGAAATTGTCGTGAGGATTCCCCGGAACTATAACAGTGTGGAAGAACGAATACGTAAAATGCTTCAAGATAATTTTCAAAGGGGCCGGATCGAAGTACATGTCAATGTGGCGGAAACAGAAGAACGCAAGAGATTGGTGAAGGTTGACAATGATTTAGCACTGTCGTATGATAAGACATTGAAAGATCTCGCTTTAGCTCTACATACAGAGTATGAAACAGATATTTACCGATTAGTGGGCTTTCCCGAGGTTCTTTCGGTTGTAGAGCCTGAAATTGATTTGGAGGCCTTCTGGAAAATCTGTGCCGAGGCCCTTGTGAAGGCGATTGATGGTTTTGCTCAGATGAGAAGATCCGAAGGTGAAAAATTAACCCTGGATCTAATGAAAAGGATTGATCTTCTGGGAGATTATTTGCACACGATTGCTGAGCGTGCGCCATATGTTGTAACAGACTATCAAGAACGCCTGCAGGAACGTATCCAGACGCTTCTTGGGGACGTGGAGTTAGATCCCCTTCGCTTGGCTAATGAAGTAGCGTATTTCGCAGACAGAGCCTCCGTTACGGAAGAATTGGTCCGCTTTGACAGCCATTTGGCACAAAGCCGGGAGGCTTTGCTGAGCAATGAACCGGTAGGGCGTAAACTTGATTTTTTAATTCAGGAATTGAACCGGGAGATTAATACCATAGGATCAAAGGCCAATGATCTAATGATTGGGCAGCAAGTTATAAAAGTCAAAAGCGAATTAGAAAAAATACGCGAACAAGTTCAAAATTTAGAGTAA
- a CDS encoding TIGR02186 family protein: MRRLAVILLSMLFLLTFAGQGMAAENQLTVSPDKVNVGLNFKGAALDISGSVPDNAQVYIKVSSPNDAILDLNKKGKVSLFWMNVESTSVTKVPKLYRILSSQSLSDLPQDLQAELGIDKDYSAVYQMAEVRKHSDAGSLTLEKSEAQEFVNSMVGLFSESGLYGINESGVQINNGKFNTSFELPANIPQEKCNITVYFIKDGQVIGTSDQTFDVETIGIVKWLNDMAIYDGPFYGYMSVLIALLVGSAIAFLFIFLDNRKKPHLNTKTC, from the coding sequence ATGAGAAGGCTGGCAGTAATCTTGCTAAGCATGCTTTTCTTATTGACCTTTGCCGGTCAGGGAATGGCAGCAGAGAATCAGCTTACAGTTTCACCGGATAAGGTTAATGTCGGACTGAATTTTAAAGGCGCTGCCTTGGATATTTCCGGCAGCGTACCGGACAATGCTCAAGTTTATATCAAAGTCAGCTCTCCTAACGATGCCATTTTAGATTTAAATAAAAAGGGAAAAGTAAGTTTATTTTGGATGAATGTCGAAAGCACCTCGGTAACTAAAGTTCCTAAACTGTACCGGATCCTTTCTTCCCAGTCTCTTTCGGACCTTCCACAAGATTTGCAGGCGGAATTGGGTATAGATAAAGACTATTCGGCAGTTTATCAAATGGCGGAAGTCAGAAAGCATAGTGATGCAGGTTCTCTTACATTAGAAAAATCTGAAGCACAAGAATTTGTGAATTCCATGGTTGGTTTATTCAGCGAAAGCGGACTGTATGGAATTAACGAGAGCGGAGTCCAAATTAATAATGGTAAGTTTAATACCAGTTTTGAGCTTCCTGCAAATATTCCTCAGGAAAAATGTAATATAACGGTTTATTTTATTAAAGACGGGCAGGTAATCGGAACAAGTGACCAGACCTTTGATGTCGAGACCATCGGTATCGTCAAATGGTTAAACGACATGGCAATATATGATGGCCCCTTTTATGGCTATATGTCGGTTTTAATCGCTTTGCTGGTGGGTTCAGCCATTGCTTTCCTGTTCATATTCCTGGATAATCGGAAAAAACCACATCTTAATACTAAAACATGTTAA
- the metK gene encoding methionine adenosyltransferase, which translates to MVKKLFTSESVTEGHPDKICDQISDAILDAIFAQDPQARVACETMVTTGLVLVSGEITTSCYVDIPHVVRETIREVGYTRAKYGFDAETCAVLTSIGEQSADIALGVDQALEAKTGEMTDSEIEAIGAGDQGMMFGFATNETESYMPLPVDLAHRLARRLSEVRKSNQLNYLRPDGKTQVTIEYEDNKPVRVDTIVISTQHHPDVTNEQIRRDILQYVIYPTVPKELLNEDTKYFINPTGRFVIGGPQGDCGLTGRKIIVDTYGGMARHGGGAFSGKDPTKVDRSAAYAARYVAKNIVAAGLADRCELQIAYAIGVAQPVSISIETFGTGKLADEKIVEFVKQTFDLRPAGIIKTLNLRRPIYRQTAAYGHFGRTDLDLPWERTDKAEALKKLAGL; encoded by the coding sequence TTGGTTAAAAAATTGTTCACATCAGAATCGGTCACAGAGGGTCATCCCGATAAAATCTGCGATCAGATTTCAGATGCTATCTTGGATGCTATTTTTGCCCAGGATCCACAGGCTCGAGTGGCTTGCGAAACAATGGTCACGACAGGTCTGGTTCTGGTCAGCGGTGAGATAACCACATCCTGCTATGTGGATATACCCCATGTTGTCAGGGAGACCATACGGGAGGTTGGTTATACCAGAGCAAAATACGGCTTTGATGCAGAAACCTGTGCTGTTTTGACCTCCATTGGCGAACAATCCGCAGACATTGCTTTAGGTGTGGATCAGGCCTTGGAAGCTAAAACCGGTGAAATGACGGACAGCGAGATTGAAGCCATCGGAGCCGGTGATCAGGGCATGATGTTTGGCTTTGCTACCAATGAGACTGAGAGCTATATGCCCCTGCCCGTTGACTTAGCTCACCGTTTAGCCCGAAGACTGAGCGAGGTGCGCAAATCCAACCAGCTGAATTATTTGCGCCCAGATGGAAAAACTCAAGTTACGATAGAATATGAGGATAATAAACCGGTTCGAGTGGATACCATTGTTATTTCCACTCAACATCATCCTGATGTAACCAATGAGCAAATACGCAGAGATATCCTTCAATATGTTATTTATCCTACTGTTCCGAAAGAGCTCCTTAATGAGGACACTAAATATTTTATCAATCCTACCGGGCGTTTCGTCATTGGTGGTCCGCAAGGGGATTGCGGTCTTACAGGCAGAAAAATCATTGTTGACACTTATGGAGGCATGGCTCGGCATGGCGGTGGGGCGTTCTCCGGTAAGGATCCCACAAAAGTTGATCGTTCCGCAGCTTATGCAGCTCGTTATGTAGCAAAGAACATAGTTGCAGCAGGCTTAGCAGATCGCTGTGAACTTCAAATCGCTTATGCCATCGGTGTCGCTCAGCCCGTTTCAATCTCTATTGAAACCTTTGGTACTGGGAAACTGGCGGATGAAAAAATAGTCGAGTTTGTAAAGCAAACCTTCGACTTGCGTCCGGCTGGAATTATCAAGACCTTGAATCTTCGCCGTCCGATTTATCGACAGACGGCAGCCTATGGACATTTCGGCAGGACAGACCTGGATCTTCCCTGGGAACGAACGGACAAAGCTGAAGCTTTAAAGAAGCTTGCAGGGCTTTAA
- the rpoZ gene encoding DNA-directed RNA polymerase subunit omega, with protein MKQPSLDTLMSKVDSKYTLVIVVAKRARMIMEEGKHEDLAKGVKPVSISLEEISRSDIHYNCHPEERV; from the coding sequence ATGAAACAACCTTCACTCGACACTCTGATGAGCAAGGTCGACAGCAAATACACCTTAGTGATCGTAGTTGCCAAACGTGCTCGTATGATCATGGAAGAAGGAAAACACGAGGATTTGGCCAAAGGCGTTAAACCAGTCAGCATTTCACTGGAGGAAATCTCTCGTTCAGACATCCATTATAACTGTCATCCAGAAGAGCGCGTGTAA
- a CDS encoding GntR family transcriptional regulator, which produces MILNNDGMKPIYVQIAEWLEAEILNDTLKEDERIYSQYQLADMFTINPATAAKGLNLLADEAIAYKKRGLGMFVSPNAKEFIRTKRRNNLLKPMIKELVLESRRLEVHEKELIEMIQKAEIEIEEERL; this is translated from the coding sequence ATGATCCTCAATAATGACGGCATGAAACCGATCTATGTTCAGATTGCCGAATGGCTTGAAGCAGAAATACTTAATGATACCTTAAAGGAAGATGAACGAATCTATTCTCAATATCAACTGGCTGACATGTTTACCATAAACCCGGCTACAGCAGCCAAAGGGTTAAACCTTTTAGCTGACGAGGCTATAGCTTATAAAAAACGCGGCCTTGGTATGTTTGTTTCGCCTAATGCCAAGGAATTCATCCGGACAAAGAGGCGGAACAATCTATTAAAACCAATGATTAAAGAATTAGTCCTTGAATCAAGGCGGCTGGAGGTTCATGAAAAGGAGCTCATCGAAATGATCCAAAAGGCAGAAATAGAAATTGAGGAGGAAAGGTTATGA
- the coaBC gene encoding bifunctional phosphopantothenoylcysteine decarboxylase/phosphopantothenate--cysteine ligase CoaBC — MLAGKKVLIGVTGGIAAYKIAEVVSRLRKLEVDVHVAMTKSATEFITPLTLRSLSTNPVHVDMFAEPKLWNVEHIALAEHVDAVVVAPATANIIAKMAVGLADDFLSTVLLATRAPIFVAPAMNQAMYQNPATQGNLHRLKERGMRIIGPGVGFQACGTDGVGRMSEAAEIVEAVVQFFAESPCLKGKRALVTAGGTQEPLDPVRYLGNRSSGRMGFAIAQALQEAGAETILVSAPTDLPTPPGVTRVSVQTALEMHDAVLAEFNKLDVVVKAAAVADYRPASQAEQKIKKDGANRTIELVPNPDILAELGRRKTSQVLIGFAAETENLLAYAQEKMQRKNVNLLVANDVTKPGAGFGSMTNIVSFLFPDGRRIDFPQMSKLEVAKNLVAEIARLLG; from the coding sequence ATGCTGGCAGGGAAAAAGGTCCTCATAGGGGTTACAGGTGGAATTGCTGCTTACAAAATTGCTGAGGTTGTCAGTCGTTTGCGCAAGTTAGAGGTCGATGTTCATGTTGCCATGACAAAATCGGCAACGGAATTTATTACCCCCCTCACACTGCGAAGTTTATCCACAAATCCAGTGCATGTGGATATGTTTGCGGAGCCCAAACTATGGAATGTGGAGCATATTGCTTTAGCTGAGCATGTGGATGCTGTGGTGGTTGCACCTGCCACAGCTAATATCATCGCCAAAATGGCCGTAGGTTTGGCGGATGATTTTCTTTCCACGGTGCTTCTGGCAACCAGAGCACCTATTTTTGTGGCGCCGGCTATGAATCAGGCCATGTACCAGAATCCTGCAACTCAAGGAAATTTGCACCGGCTTAAAGAACGAGGAATGCGAATCATTGGTCCAGGCGTTGGTTTTCAAGCCTGCGGCACAGATGGAGTAGGACGAATGAGCGAAGCGGCAGAAATTGTGGAAGCTGTCGTTCAATTTTTTGCGGAGTCCCCTTGTCTAAAGGGCAAGCGTGCCCTTGTAACCGCCGGCGGAACTCAGGAACCTCTTGATCCCGTGCGCTATTTAGGAAACCGCAGCTCCGGGCGGATGGGTTTTGCCATTGCCCAGGCCCTTCAGGAAGCAGGTGCGGAAACCATCCTGGTCAGTGCGCCTACAGACCTGCCTACACCTCCGGGTGTTACCCGTGTGTCTGTTCAAACAGCTTTAGAAATGCATGACGCCGTCCTGGCTGAGTTTAATAAACTGGATGTTGTGGTGAAGGCGGCGGCCGTGGCTGATTATCGCCCGGCCTCACAGGCGGAGCAGAAAATTAAAAAAGACGGAGCTAACCGAACCATTGAGTTGGTCCCTAATCCTGATATTTTGGCTGAACTGGGACGCCGGAAGACCTCCCAGGTTCTAATTGGGTTTGCAGCTGAAACCGAAAATCTTTTAGCTTATGCCCAGGAAAAGATGCAGAGAAAGAATGTCAATCTCCTGGTGGCCAATGATGTCACTAAACCCGGTGCAGGTTTCGGGAGCATGACGAATATTGTCAGTTTTCTCTTTCCTGATGGAAGAAGAATAGATTTTCCTCAAATGAGCAAACTGGAGGTTGCCAAGAATCTCGTTGCCGAGATTGCCCGCCTCCTCGGTTAG
- a CDS encoding solute carrier family 23 protein, translating to MKEVQINERLPLTRAIPLGVQHLFAMTGSTILVPFLVGLSPATALFCSGIGTIVFLLLTRSKVPAYLGSSFAFIASLTAFVKDQNNLSSAMAGVLSVGLAYILIYFVLRLFGTKWINKLIPPVVAGSVVAIIGLSLTPVALQMAGANWIVAIFTLAVAIIVSVYGKGFSKVIPVLLAIVAGYILAYFMGLVDTAKIIESFKTPFVLPFSSFGTIHIDVTAILTFAPLALITLIEDLGHMMILGNITHTDIIEDPGFDKVVLGNGLATGIASIFGGVPLTTYAENIGVLAITKVYSSLNLWIAAIAAIILSTFNPLGVLIMSIPTPVMGGVVILLFGMIGAAGLRTLIEAKVDFSKNKNLIIAAVIFAVGIGLANHGIMFATLAGIFLNLVLKDEPEELINTSKQVAK from the coding sequence ATGAAAGAAGTTCAAATCAACGAGAGATTACCACTAACCCGAGCTATACCACTGGGAGTCCAGCATTTGTTTGCCATGACGGGCAGCACAATTTTAGTCCCATTCCTAGTTGGTTTATCCCCGGCAACTGCCTTATTCTGTTCCGGTATTGGAACCATCGTCTTCTTACTTCTAACGCGCAGCAAAGTCCCGGCTTATCTCGGTTCATCTTTTGCTTTTATCGCCAGTTTGACGGCATTTGTCAAAGATCAGAACAATCTAAGTTCAGCCATGGCAGGTGTTTTATCAGTAGGTCTTGCCTATATTCTCATATATTTTGTACTTCGTCTCTTTGGTACTAAGTGGATCAACAAACTAATCCCCCCCGTCGTTGCCGGAAGCGTCGTAGCAATTATCGGATTAAGTTTAACTCCGGTAGCATTACAAATGGCGGGTGCAAATTGGATCGTAGCAATCTTTACATTGGCTGTGGCAATTATAGTCAGTGTCTATGGTAAAGGGTTTTCTAAAGTAATTCCTGTTCTTCTAGCTATTGTGGCCGGATATATACTTGCTTATTTTATGGGACTAGTAGATACTGCAAAAATTATTGAATCATTCAAAACACCCTTTGTTTTACCTTTCAGCAGTTTCGGAACAATCCACATAGACGTGACCGCCATTCTTACTTTCGCACCATTAGCTCTTATCACATTAATCGAAGATTTAGGTCACATGATGATCCTTGGAAACATTACTCATACTGACATCATTGAAGACCCAGGCTTTGACAAGGTTGTTTTAGGAAATGGTTTAGCAACAGGTATCGCCAGTATATTTGGCGGAGTTCCCCTTACCACGTATGCAGAAAATATCGGCGTGTTAGCGATTACGAAAGTATATAGCTCATTAAATCTCTGGATTGCGGCTATTGCTGCCATTATTCTAAGCACATTTAACCCTTTGGGTGTATTAATCATGTCCATTCCAACCCCAGTGATGGGCGGCGTAGTAATACTCCTCTTTGGTATGATCGGTGCAGCAGGACTTCGCACATTGATTGAAGCCAAAGTTGATTTTTCTAAAAACAAAAACCTTATTATTGCAGCGGTCATCTTCGCTGTAGGTATCGGCCTGGCCAATCATGGTATCATGTTTGCTACTCTGGCAGGAATTTTCCTGAATCTTGTTCTCAAGGATGAACCTGAAGAACTCATAAATACGAGTAAGCAAGTGGCAAAATAA
- a CDS encoding sulfite exporter TauE/SafE family protein, producing MDIFFPIARMPISIFAILGMGGLVGLLSGLFGVGGGFLLTPLLMWMGIPPAVAVASDTNQIVAASVSGTIAHSRNKNVDFKLGFIILVGSLVGGSFGTALVKVLRSLGNFDFVLKSTYVVMLLCVGSFMFIESINSLRKKTKEIDETPKENKAMQFMNKLPIKMHFEVSGIHCSVISLFLLGLLIGILAALMGVGGGFIMLPVMIYLLGMPTIKAVGTSVFVIIFTAINVTMAQSSLNHTVDVVLAIVLLIGSSIGAQFGARLGKRLPAEQLRVIFSVIVLAVMLKMLVDLVLPPASLISLGGGH from the coding sequence ATGGACATTTTCTTCCCTATTGCCAGAATGCCAATTTCGATATTTGCTATTCTAGGCATGGGTGGTTTGGTTGGATTGCTGTCCGGACTTTTCGGAGTGGGAGGAGGATTCTTATTAACCCCCCTTTTGATGTGGATGGGGATACCGCCTGCTGTAGCAGTAGCTTCCGATACGAACCAAATTGTGGCGGCTTCTGTTTCCGGAACCATTGCCCATAGCCGCAATAAGAATGTTGACTTTAAACTTGGCTTCATTATTCTCGTCGGGAGTTTAGTGGGCGGCAGTTTTGGGACAGCTCTTGTTAAAGTTCTGCGCTCCCTTGGCAACTTCGACTTTGTGCTAAAATCCACTTATGTAGTGATGCTGCTATGTGTAGGCTCCTTTATGTTTATCGAGAGTATCAATTCTCTAAGGAAAAAAACAAAAGAAATTGATGAAACACCTAAAGAAAATAAAGCAATGCAGTTTATGAATAAGCTGCCTATTAAAATGCATTTTGAGGTATCCGGTATTCATTGTTCTGTTATCTCTCTATTCTTGCTGGGTTTACTAATAGGTATTCTTGCTGCGCTTATGGGCGTTGGCGGTGGATTTATTATGCTGCCGGTCATGATTTATTTATTGGGAATGCCAACAATTAAGGCAGTTGGCACGAGTGTTTTTGTGATTATTTTTACAGCTATCAACGTGACAATGGCCCAAAGTTCTTTAAATCATACTGTTGATGTTGTCTTGGCAATTGTCTTATTAATTGGTTCCTCTATTGGAGCTCAATTCGGGGCAAGGCTTGGCAAAAGGCTTCCTGCAGAACAGTTAAGGGTTATTTTTTCCGTGATTGTTTTAGCCGTTATGCTTAAAATGTTGGTAGATTTAGTTCTTCCTCCAGCTTCATTAATTTCCCTAGGGGGTGGCCATTAA
- a CDS encoding amino acid-binding protein, with translation MLQLSIFLENAKGRLAEVISLLAECKVNLRALSLADTKDYGVLRIIVDDPEETAQKLRERKVVVSLTPVWVLKVPDRTGGLAEVLNQLVQQDVVVEYMYAFVEKEKEDALVVLRVQDKGIMEKAVQALNLPIK, from the coding sequence GTGTTACAGTTATCAATTTTTTTGGAGAATGCCAAAGGAAGGCTGGCCGAAGTTATCAGTCTTCTCGCTGAATGTAAAGTTAATTTGCGGGCCCTATCGTTAGCAGACACTAAGGATTATGGGGTTTTGCGCATTATTGTTGATGACCCTGAAGAGACGGCCCAAAAACTGCGTGAACGAAAAGTTGTTGTTTCGTTAACGCCTGTTTGGGTACTGAAAGTGCCTGATCGCACCGGGGGGCTGGCAGAGGTTCTTAATCAGCTGGTTCAGCAGGATGTGGTCGTAGAGTACATGTATGCCTTTGTCGAGAAAGAGAAGGAAGATGCCCTTGTTGTCTTGAGAGTACAAGATAAGGGCATTATGGAGAAGGCTGTGCAGGCCTTGAATTTGCCGATAAAATAA
- the gmk gene encoding guanylate kinase, translating to MEKSHGLLIVLSGPSGAGKGTLCQELLRQMPDLKYSVSMTTRSSRPGEVDGIHYFFRQKAEFEAMINRDELLEWAKFCDNYYGTPRFAVEQAIQAGQDVILEIEIQGALQIKKCFPQGVFTFIVPPSMDVLSERIHKRGTETEEVIQKRLATAIEELEYVSEYDYVVVNDEVPVAVDKLKSILIAEKCRVKRKPFVFKGESV from the coding sequence GTGGAAAAAAGTCATGGATTATTGATAGTGCTGTCGGGCCCTTCCGGAGCAGGCAAAGGGACGCTTTGCCAAGAATTGCTGCGCCAGATGCCTGACTTAAAATATTCCGTCTCGATGACAACAAGATCTTCTCGTCCTGGTGAAGTGGATGGAATTCATTACTTTTTTCGACAAAAGGCTGAATTTGAAGCCATGATTAACAGAGATGAACTGCTGGAATGGGCAAAGTTCTGTGATAATTACTATGGAACACCGCGCTTCGCAGTTGAACAGGCTATCCAAGCAGGACAGGATGTCATTTTAGAGATAGAAATTCAAGGTGCTTTACAAATTAAAAAGTGCTTTCCTCAAGGAGTTTTCACTTTTATTGTCCCGCCTTCAATGGATGTACTCTCTGAGAGAATTCACAAGCGGGGTACGGAAACGGAGGAAGTGATTCAGAAAAGGTTAGCCACTGCCATAGAGGAGCTGGAATATGTCAGTGAATACGATTATGTCGTGGTCAATGATGAGGTTCCCGTGGCTGTCGATAAATTAAAAAGTATTCTCATTGCAGAAAAATGCCGTGTTAAACGAAAACCGTTTGTTTTTAAGGGGGAATCTGTATGA
- a CDS encoding phenylacetate--CoA ligase family protein gives MDRADKVLAGAERTEEQWLEGLRETVAQVLPISHYQKNYQAVGITKAEDIKSLEDFQKLPLTTKEDLRMNYPFGLFAEPMENIVRLHASSGTTGKPTVVGYTRNDIDLWAKIVANCLRRAGVTKKDVVQIAYGYGLFTGGMGLHYGCEELGAIVVPISGGNTARQLMLMRDFGTTVLACTPSYALYLAESLEESGISRDELKLKIGVFGAEPWTEGMREEIETRLGIKAYDIYGLSETMGPGVAMECTAQKGLHIDDHFYPEILDSEGNPLPVGERGELVITSLDKEGFPVLRYRTKDLTTLHYGKCSCGQVGWIMDRVTARVDDMLIIRGVNVFPSQIEEAILLEGFEPHYLLVVYRSGNLDQLEVQVEVNEASFFDEVRELEARQERLHKRIENVLGISVRIRLVEPKSIPRSEGKAKRVIDKRNKEG, from the coding sequence ATGGATAGAGCGGATAAGGTTTTAGCTGGGGCTGAGCGGACAGAAGAACAATGGCTTGAAGGTCTTCGTGAAACGGTAGCACAGGTATTGCCAATTAGTCACTATCAAAAAAACTACCAAGCAGTTGGAATTACCAAAGCGGAAGATATTAAGTCTCTGGAGGATTTTCAAAAGCTTCCTTTAACAACTAAAGAAGATTTGCGAATGAACTATCCTTTTGGGTTGTTTGCGGAGCCCATGGAAAATATCGTGCGGCTTCATGCCTCTTCCGGGACGACGGGCAAGCCCACAGTTGTAGGATATACCCGCAATGACATTGACCTTTGGGCCAAAATCGTGGCTAATTGTTTGCGGAGAGCAGGGGTTACCAAAAAGGATGTTGTTCAAATTGCTTACGGATATGGCCTTTTTACAGGTGGTATGGGTTTGCACTATGGCTGCGAAGAATTAGGAGCCATAGTAGTTCCCATATCAGGAGGAAATACGGCTCGGCAGCTGATGCTGATGCGTGATTTTGGCACGACGGTTTTAGCCTGTACACCCTCCTATGCTTTATATTTAGCCGAGAGCTTAGAGGAATCGGGAATATCACGGGATGAGCTGAAGCTTAAGATCGGTGTCTTTGGGGCAGAGCCGTGGACAGAAGGCATGAGAGAAGAAATCGAGACACGGTTAGGTATTAAGGCTTATGATATCTATGGTTTAAGCGAAACCATGGGTCCGGGCGTCGCCATGGAGTGTACCGCACAGAAGGGATTACATATTGATGATCATTTTTATCCGGAAATTCTGGATTCAGAAGGAAATCCGCTGCCCGTTGGCGAACGTGGAGAATTAGTTATTACCAGTCTGGATAAAGAGGGTTTTCCAGTTCTGCGCTATCGAACCAAAGACTTAACTACCTTGCATTATGGAAAGTGCTCCTGTGGTCAGGTTGGCTGGATTATGGATCGAGTTACGGCCCGAGTTGACGACATGCTAATTATTCGGGGAGTTAATGTCTTCCCCAGTCAAATTGAAGAAGCAATACTTCTGGAAGGATTTGAACCACATTACTTGTTGGTTGTCTACCGGTCCGGGAATTTAGATCAACTGGAGGTTCAGGTAGAAGTCAACGAAGCCAGTTTCTTTGATGAGGTACGTGAGCTGGAAGCCCGTCAGGAACGTTTGCATAAGAGAATTGAAAATGTCCTAGGAATCTCCGTACGCATTCGTCTTGTAGAACCCAAAAGTATTCCGCGCAGTGAGGGAAAAGCTAAGCGGGTTATTGATAAACGAAATAAGGAGGGGTAA
- a CDS encoding ATP-binding cassette domain-containing protein: MSIIHCQDVSKSFGKTPAINQLSFDIEENTITGLIGRNGAGKTTLLKMLAGLSKPTSGHLQVHSQNPFNSLEVSAKTILIDDAMTFPDSFRLADILAEMAPFYANWSSSLANALFAYFSFNPNQRHGNLSKGSKSTFNNIIGISSRCPLTIFDEPTNGMDSAVRKDFYKALLKDYLEYPRTILLSSHLLSELGEILEDVLLIHLGAKVLHLPMMDLKEAAIGLRGNTQILHKVIQGKELIYEELFAKNNRYVVIDSKQLTDQEIRHLRQGGLEVLPVSPEDLCIYLTTNHKGGIDDVFKQ; this comes from the coding sequence ATGAGTATCATTCATTGTCAAGATGTTTCAAAATCCTTTGGCAAAACCCCAGCCATCAATCAATTATCCTTTGACATAGAGGAAAACACGATAACCGGCCTTATTGGCAGAAATGGCGCCGGCAAAACAACCCTCCTAAAAATGCTGGCCGGTTTATCCAAACCTACCTCCGGTCACCTCCAAGTTCATTCTCAAAACCCTTTTAACTCTTTAGAAGTTAGTGCAAAAACAATCTTAATTGACGATGCTATGACTTTTCCCGACTCATTCAGGCTGGCTGACATTTTAGCCGAGATGGCGCCCTTTTATGCCAACTGGAGCAGCAGCCTGGCCAATGCCCTCTTTGCCTATTTTAGTTTTAACCCCAATCAGCGGCATGGTAATTTGTCCAAAGGATCCAAAAGTACCTTTAACAACATCATCGGCATATCCTCACGCTGTCCGCTGACAATATTTGACGAACCGACCAACGGTATGGATTCCGCTGTCAGGAAAGACTTTTACAAGGCCTTACTTAAAGATTATCTTGAATATCCCCGAACTATCCTGCTCTCCAGTCATTTGCTCAGTGAGCTGGGAGAAATCCTTGAAGATGTTCTATTAATCCATCTAGGAGCCAAAGTCCTGCACTTGCCCATGATGGATCTGAAAGAGGCTGCCATAGGGTTAAGAGGAAACACACAAATTCTCCATAAAGTTATTCAAGGTAAAGAGTTAATTTATGAGGAATTATTCGCCAAAAACAATCGCTATGTGGTTATTGATTCCAAACAATTAACAGACCAAGAAATTCGTCACTTAAGGCAAGGGGGGCTGGAAGTGCTTCCTGTCTCGCCAGAGGATCTCTGCATCTATTTAACCACCAATCACAAAGGAGGTATTGATGATGTTTTTAAACAATAA
- the remA gene encoding extracellular matrix/biofilm regulator RemA, which produces MDIKLINIGFGNIVSANRIISIVSPESAPIKRIIQEARDAGMLIDATYGRRTRAVIICDSHHVILSAVQPETVAHRLTAKESGSHAEDPVD; this is translated from the coding sequence TTGGACATTAAACTTATTAACATTGGGTTTGGCAATATCGTTTCTGCCAATCGTATTATTTCGATTGTAAGTCCGGAATCCGCTCCCATCAAACGTATTATTCAAGAAGCGCGTGATGCGGGTATGCTTATTGATGCTACTTATGGCCGGCGCACACGAGCCGTAATTATTTGTGATAGTCATCATGTGATTTTGTCTGCAGTTCAGCCTGAAACCGTAGCTCATCGTCTTACAGCCAAAGAGTCCGGCAGCCACGCAGAAGACCCTGTGGATTAG